In Bradyrhizobium sp. 195, the sequence AATATCTCAACAGCAACAAGGTGCCGCAGCTGTTCCTGATCAGCTCGGCCTCGAAGTGGAACGATCCCGCCAACATGCCGTGGTCGATGGCGCTGCCCTGGGCGCCGAACTACACCAGCGAAGCCGCGATCGACGTCGCCTATGCCCGCGCCAAGAACCCGAATGCGCGGTTTGCGGTGCTCTATCAGAACGACGACGCCGGCAAGGAATATTTTCGTGGCGTCAAGGAGGCGCTCGGTGCCGACGCGGACAAGGCGATCGCGATGGCCACGAGCTTCGAGGTCACCGATCCCACCGTCGATTCCCAGGTGCTGACGCTGGCCAACACCAAGGCGGACGTCTTCATGATCTATTCGGTGACGCCGCGCGCCTGCGCGCAGGCGATCCGGAAAGCGCATGAGGTCGGCTGGCAGGCCACGCGCTTCCTCGCAAGCGGCTGCGCCAACAAGGCAACCGTGATGGTGCCGGCGGGCCTCGATGCCGGCAAGGGCGTGCTGTCGCTCGGAGCGCTCAAGCCATTCGTCGAGACGCCCAAGGACGATCCGGCGATGACGGCCTATATCGACTTCATGAAGAAGCGCCTACCCAATGCCGACGTCAATAATGTCGCCGGCCTCTACGGCTACACGGTTGCCGAAGCGCTGGTGGTGCTGCTTAGGCAGTGCAAGGACAATCTGACGCGAGAGAACATCATGGCGCAGGCCTCCAATCTGAAGAACGTGCCGCTGTCGCTGCTGATGCCTGGCATCACCCTCAACACCACGCCGCAGGATTTCCGTCCGATCAAGGACGGCTATATGCTGCAGTTCGACGGCAACGACTGGATCGTGGCGAGCGAGCTGTTGCGCGGGACGTGAGGGCGGGAGCTCTCTCCGCGAACTCGAAATCGTAGGGTGGGCAAAGGCGCCCTTGCGCCGTGCCCACCATCTCTCTCGGTCGCAAAAAATGCGTGGGCACGCTTCGCTTTGCCCACCCTACGATACTACGACACTGACGCGCGACCAGCGAACAGGAGACCCCCATGGACTTTCAACACTCCACCCGTTCGCTGGAGCTGCAGGAGCGCGTCCGTCAGTTCATGCGGACATATGTCGAGCCGGTCGAGGAGCTCTATTACGAGCAGGTGAAGCCGGAAGCTTCGCGCTACAGGACGCCGCCCGTGCTGCAAGACCTGAAGAAGATGGCGCGCGAGCAGGGGCTCTGGAACCTGTTTCTGTCAGGTGAGCACGGACCAGGCCTCTCCAATCTCGACTATGCGCCCGTGAAGGAGATCATGGGCCGCATTCTCTGGGCGCCCGAGGTTTTCAACTGCTCGGCGCCCGATGTCGGCAACATGGAGGTGCTGGCGAATTACGGCACCAAGGCGCAGCAGGAGCTCTGGCTGAAGCCGCTATTGGAGGGGCGCATCCGCTCGGGATTCTCGATGACGGAGCCGCAGGTCGCCTCCAGCGACGCAACCAACATCCAGTGCGCCATCAAGCGCGATGGAAGCGACTACGTCATCAACGGCCGCAAATGGTTCACCTCAGGCGCCATGAACGAGGATTGCGAGATCCTGATCGTGATGGGCAAGACCGCGCCCGACGATCCCGATCGCCATCGCCAGCAATCCATGATCCTGGTGCCGAAAAACACGCCCGGCGTTCGCATCGTGCGCGACATGCTCACCTATGGCTATGATGACGCCCCTAGCGGCCACCCCGAGATCGTCTACGACAACGTCCGCGTGCCCGCCGAGAACATCCTGCTCGGCGAAGGCCGCGGCTTCGAGATCGCGCAGGGGCGGCTCGGCCCCGGCCGCATCCATCATTGCATGCGGCTGATCGGCTGCGCCCAGCGCGCACTTGAATTGATGTGCCAGCGCGCGGTCTCCCGCACGGCCTTCGGCAAGCCGCTGGCCGAGCAGGGCTCGGTGCGCGAGGACATCGCACATTCCTTCTGCGAGATCGCGCAGGCGCGTCTGCTCACGCTGCAGGCCGCCGACAAGATGGACCGCAACGGCAACAAGGCGGCGCGCGACTTGATCGCCGCCGCCAAGATCGTGGTGCCCAGCATGGCCGCGCGCGTCATCGACCGCGCCATCCAGATTCACGGCGCCGCCGGCGTCTCCCAGGACACCTTCCTCGCGCGTGCCTACGTCTACGCCCGCTTCATCCGTATCGGCGACGGGCCGGACCAGGTGCATCTGGCGGCGGTGGGCAAGGAGCTGATCAGGCGGGGCGGGGTGACGGCGTAAGCTGTGCCCCGCCACGCCTGGGCCGGGAAGGAGCGCCGGACAAGTGCCGGCGCTTGGAGCGATGTCATTGGGTGGACAGGCCCACGGTTGTCGCCGCCCTTGCGACCGGCGGCGGGTTCCATTTTCCGGTCAGTGCCTCCGACTTCGGGCCGTAGAGACGCATGGTCAGATTGAACGGTCCCTTCGGTGCCGGCAGCCAATTGGCCTCCTTGTCCTTTCCCGGGCTCTCATTCTGGAAATAGAGGTCGAGCGAACCGTCGGCGTTGTACTTGAACGGCATCCAGCTGCTGACCGCAAACCGGTTCAGCGTGTTGCCGACCTGAAAACCTTCCGGATCGTAGAGTGTGATCGACCAGAAGGCATTGACCGGCGGAGCCGCGCCCTTCTCGAACGTGATCGTGTATTTGTTCGCGCCATCGAGCGGCCTGCCGGAGTCGTCGCCGACGTTGAGCGGGTAGATGGCGTCCTCCGGCAGATTGGCGCCGAGCCCGACTTGCGCGACGATGGCGCGCTTCAGATAGTAATTGCCATAGACGCCCATGCTGTCGGTGTTCATCGACCAGCCGTTGGCGACACGCGCCAGCGTCGGGATCTTCCATGCCATCAGCTTCTGGGCGGCTTCCGGTGCACCTTGCAGGCCCCGCTGCACGGCCGGATCGAGCTTGGCGATGTCAAAGCTCTTTCCGGGTTCGATGCCGATCCGTTTCATTTGCGCGATGATCGGCTCGTCGGTCATGTGCGGAGGGTGCAGCTTGAGCAATTCGGCTGCATAGGCGAAATACGCGCCGGCGGCCATGGTATCGACCTGCACTTTTGGCGGCGTCTTCATGTCGATGTTGGGATCCGGCTTGAATTCGGCCGGCTTCGGCGTCTTGCCATATTCGGACAGCATCGTGACCTGGTAGCCGGACTGGATCTTGTGGACCGCCGCGTAGTCGTCCGGACCGTCCGTCTTGGTGCGGCCGATCACCCAGACATAGGGCGTCGGTGCGTCGATGCGCTGGGTGTCCTTGGGCAGCTTGAATTCCTCAGCGAACTTGTCGCGCAGGTCCGGCCGCCAGCCCTGAGGTGTCACCAGGAACGTTCCGGCCCGTGTGCCCGTCGTGCGCCAGCCCGGCGACGCGAACACGTCGGTCCACATGTCGAGCATCGGCAGCAGGTAGAAACGTCCATCGGTATCCGGCACCGAAACGACCACCGGCTCCCTGGTCACATCCAGCCAGGAAACGGAATAGAGGGTGTCGAAGTTGGGGCGCACGACGCCCTTGAAATTCGCCGGAGGATACTCGGGAATATTGACGAAAGTATTCGCCGGGCCCTTGAACTCGTTCGTGGCGTTGGTCGATTGCTTGCGCGTGATGTCCATCGACAGGACGGGGTAGAAATAGACATAGGCATCGACTGCGATCGCGTGGGCCTCCTGCTCGGTCATTGTCGGCGCAGCGCTTTGCGCGAGCGCGCCGGATGCAATCAGGGTGGCGGCGCAAAGTGACAGAGTCTGTTTTAGGACGACACGATGCATTTCAAGTCCTCCCTTGCTGATTTACCCTGAGCGGTATGGCCTTGCCGGGCGCAGCCGATGTCAGCGCAGCGCTATCGTCGCTGCTGCGCTGTGCATTCTCGCGGGATGAAGCCGCCAGGCTCGTTGACATAGATCAACGTCATCGGATGGCCATTGCAGATCGCGGCTGTTCACTTGGCCGTGACATCCTCGGCTCACCGGATCGCGATTATCGCGGATGGATTTGCAGGCTCGTGATCAGCAGTGCGATCAGCTCGTCGATCTTGCCAAGCGCCGGCGGGGGATCGAGATACTCAATATCATGTAAAATCACCAGTCAATCGACGCCGGCGATCAAGCCATTGATATCGCTAGCCGCAGCTACTGTGCATGGGGTTGTTTTCAGCTTTGTGTTTTGACAGGCCCACCGCCGGCTCGCGGGCGGCGGATGCACAGGTTCATCCCGCCTTGGCGACGCGGCCGTCCGCCGACCCTGCGCGCAGGTTCTGGAAGAACTTCTCCACCTCGCGCGACAGCGTGTCCGCGGTCTCCGTCAGGCTGCTTGCTGCCGTCAGCACGGAGGAGGCCGCGGTGTCGGTCTCGCCGATGGCGTCGCGGAGCGAGGTGATGTTAGCCACCAGCGTCTCGTTGCCCTGCGCGGCCGATTGCGCGTTGGACGAGATCTCGCGGGTGGCGGCGTCCTGCTGACTGACAGCGCCGGCGATCGCCGAGGTGACCTCGTTGATCTCGCGCACCGCGCCGCCGATCTCGCGGACGGCGTCGACCGCGTTGCGGGTCGAGGCCTGGATCATCGCGACGTTCTCGCTGATGTCGGCGGTCGCCTTCGCGGTCTGTCCTGCCAGCGCCTTCACTTCATGGGCGACGACGGCAAAGCCGCGGCCGGCATCGCCGGCACGCGCGGCCTCGATGGTGGCGTTGAGCGCGAGCAGATTGGTCTGCTCGGCAATCGCCTGGATCAGGCTGAGCACGCCGTCGATGCGTTGCGTCGCCGCGGCAAGGCTCTCGATCTCGGAGATCGACTTCTCGGTGCGCTGGCCGGTCTGCTCGACCGCGCCGGCGCTCTGGCGTACCTGGCGGCCGATCTCGACCACGGAGGCCGACAGCTCCTCGGCCGCGCCCGCCACCGCCGTGACGTTGTGCGAGGCCTGCTCGGTGGCATTCGCCGCCGTGCCGGCGCGGCTGCTGGCATCCGCGGTGACGCGGGTGATGGTCTGCGCGGTCTCGCGCATGACGGAGGCGTTGTCGCTGAGGCCGCGCATGATCGCGCCGATCGCCTCGCCAAACGCCTCGACGGATTGCTCGATGTGGCGGGCGCGCTCTTCGCGCGCGGCGGAGTCCTGCGAGACCTGCGAGGCGAGGTTGCGGTTGCGGCCCATCGCGTCCTGGAAGATCTGGATGGCGCGGGCCAGCGCGCCGATCTCGTCGGCGCGGCCGGTGTGCGGCACCACGATGTTTTCGGCGCCGTCGGCGACCTGCTTGATGGTCGCGGTGATGGAAGCGAGGGGACGGGCGATCGAGCGGGCGATGATGACGATGCCGATCACGACGAGGGCCAGCGCCACGCCGCCGAGGCAGGTCAGCACGAAGGAGAGCGTGCGGTTGGTCTCGGTCTCGCGCGCGATTTGCCTGGCGCGCTCGGCGTAGACCTTGGACAGCGCCTCGAGGTCCTTGTTCAGTGCGGAGCGCACGGTGCGGTTGGCGTCGTTGTCGCCCCATTCGCGTCCGGCGGCCGCATTGATCTCGACGCCGCGGCGCACCAGCTCCTTGCGGAACTCGACGAACTGCTCGATGCGCTTCTTGAAGGTCGCAAACTGCTCGGCATCGTCGGCTTTGACGATGGTCTCCCAGCGCTTCACGACGTCGAGGATCTGCGCGTTGAACTTGAGCAGGCCTTCGCCGTATTTCTTCACGACGGCGGGCTCGGTCGACATGTAGACGCCACGCGACTCCATCACGACCGCATAGACCAGCGAGTTGACCCGCTCGACGTTCAGCCCGGCAGCGTTCGCCGTCTCGATCGCGCTGGTCAGCTCGGCACCGCGGCGGCTGTTGTAGTCGGACAGCATCGCGATCGCCGCCGTGAGCAGCGCGAACAGCGCGAAGATCGCGTAGAGCTTGGTGGCGAGCGTGAAGCGGCCGGCTAGGCCGGCGGCAGGTTGGTCAGTGGTCATGGTGTTCAGGGCCCCGGAATGGCCTGAAGCGGCCGGTGAGCACGGTCGTCTGAATTTGATGCAAATCTATGCAGAACGAAGATAGACGCGGCGTTAACGCAGGGGCTGGCCCCCTTCGCCCTTAGTCGAAAGAAAGTAAGATATTTCAGCGTCTTGATCCGAAGGTATAGTCTTGAGATCGCGCTGGAGTCGGTCACTGGCCGACGAACCCCGGAGAGGCCCTTGGTCTACCGCCACACCATCGACGCCACGACCTACACTTTCCCTGATTTGCGCGACCTGCTCGCCAAGGCGACGCCGCCGCGCTCCGGCGACCGGCTGGCCGGGATCGCCGCCGACACGGCAGAGCAGATGATCGCGGCGCGGATGGCGCTCGCCGACGTTTCGCTCGCCCAATTCCTGCAGGAAGCCGTTATCCCCTATGAGGCCGACGAGGTCACCCGCCTGGTCATCGACAGCCATGACGCCAAGGCCTTCGCGCCGGTGGCATCCCTGACGGTCGGCGGCTTCCGCGACTGGCTGCTGTCGGATGCCGCCACGCCGGAGGTCCTGAAGACGCTCGGGCCCGGCATTGCCCCGGAGATGGCGGCTGCGGTCTCAAAACTGATGCGCAACCAGGACCTGATCCTGGCGGCGCGCAAATGCGAGGTCACCACCGCCTTCCGCAACACCATCGGCCTGAAGGGGCGGATGAGCACGCGGCTGCAGCCCAACCATCCGTTCGACGATGCCAGGGGCATCACCGCCTCGATCCTGGACGGCATCCTGCTCGGGGCCGGCGATGCCTGCATCGGCATCAATCCCGCGAGCGACGATCCGGCCGTTATCGCGCAATTGCTGCGGCTGCTCGACGAGATCATCGCGCGGCTGAAGATTCCGACGCAAGCTTGCGTGCTGACCCATGTCACGACGACGCTGTCGCTGATCGGGCAGGGCGTGCCGGTTGATCTCGTCTTTCAGTCGGTCGCCGGCACCGAGGCCGCCAACCGCAGCTTCGGCATCGACCTTGCGCTTCTGAAGGAGGCGCAGGAGGCCGGCCTGTCGCAGAAGCGCGGCACCGTCGGGCAAAACGTGATGTATTTCGAGACCGGGCAGGGCTCCGCGCTGTCGGCGGGCGCCCATCACGGCGTCGACCAGCAGACCTGCGAGGCGCGCGCCTATGCGGTTGCCCGCGCCTTTGCCCCGCTATTGGTCAACAGCGTGGTCGGCTTCATCGGCCCGGAATATCTCTATGACGGCAAGGAAATCATCCGGGCGGGACTGGAGGATCATTTCTGCGGCAAGCTGCTCGGCCTGCCGCTCGGGATCGACATCTGCTACACCAACCATGCCGAGGCGGACCAGGACGACATGGATAATCTGCTGACGCTGCTCGCGGCCGCCGGCGTCACCTTCATCATGGGCGTCCCCGGTGCGGACGACGTCATGCTGAACTACCAGTCGACGTCTTTTCACGACGCGCTCTATGTCCGTGACGTCTTCGGTTTGCGCCGCGCGCCGGAATTTGACGACTGGCTGGCACGGTCGGGCATTACAGGCGCCGATTTCCGACTTGCCCGCGATGCAGGCCTGCTGCCCGATTTTGCCTCGCGGCTGATTGCGTGAGGCAGTACGAGGCGTCAAACTCTCCCCTTCAGGAAACCATCGGCGCCTGCCGGAATTATGCTTGTGCCACAATATTGAGAAATTCCGGCGACAGCGTTACGCTATATGTCTGGCTGGCAATTTCCGCACCATTCGGTCGAGCGTGGCGGGGGAGCTTAGATGCGAGCTGAAAGTAACGGGACGGCCCGGCGGATTCTCTGCGTGTTTCCGCGATACACCTCGTCGTTCGGGACGTTCGAGCATTCCTATCCCCTGACCGACGGCGTCCGTGCCTTCATGCCGCCCCAGGGGCTGCTGCTGATCTCCGCCTATCTGCCGCAGGGCTGGCAGGTCAAATTCGTCGACGAGAATCTTCGCCGCACGACGAACGAGGAGTTCGCGTGGGCGGAAGCGGTGTTCGTCAGCGGCATGCACATCCAGCGCCAGCAGATGAACGACATCTGCCGCCGCGCCCATGAATTCGATCTGCCCGTCGCGCTCGGCGGTCCCTCGGTCAGCGCCTGCCCGGACTATTATCCGTCGTTCGACTATCTCCATGTCGGCGAGCTCGGCGATGCCACCAACCAGCTGATTGAAATCCTGTCGCGCGACACCTCCCGCCCCGAGGGCCAAGTGGTGCTGACGACCAAGGATCGCGTGCCGATGACGGAGTTTCCGATCCCGGCCTACGAACTTGCCGACGTGAAGAAATATTTCCTCGGCAGCATCCAGTATTCGAGCGGCTGTCCCTATCAGTGCGAGTTCTGCGACATCCCCGGCCTCTACGGCCGCAACCCGCGCATCAAGTCGCCGCAGCAGATCATCGCCGAGCTCGACCGGCTGCGCGAATGCGGCATGACTGACACGGTCTATTTCGTCGACGACAATTTCATCGGCAACCGCAAGGCGGCGATGGACCTGTTGCCGCACCTGATCGAATGGCAGAAGCGGACCGGCTATGTGGTGCGGCTCGCCTGCGAGGCGACGCTCAACATCGCCAAGAGGCCCGAGATCCTCGAGAAGATGCGCGAGGCCTATTTCATCACCATCTTCTGCGGCATCGAGACGCCGGATCCCGACGCGCTGAAGGCGATGCAGAAGGACCACAACATGATGGTCCCGATCCTGGAGGGCGTGCGCACCATCAACTCCTACGGCATGGAGGTCGTCTCGGGCATCATCATGGGGCTCGACACCGACAAGCCGAATACGTCGGAGGCGCTGCTCGCCTTCGTCGAGGAGTCCCGGATTCCGCTGCTCACGATC encodes:
- a CDS encoding methyl-accepting chemotaxis protein; translated protein: MTTDQPAAGLAGRFTLATKLYAIFALFALLTAAIAMLSDYNSRRGAELTSAIETANAAGLNVERVNSLVYAVVMESRGVYMSTEPAVVKKYGEGLLKFNAQILDVVKRWETIVKADDAEQFATFKKRIEQFVEFRKELVRRGVEINAAAGREWGDNDANRTVRSALNKDLEALSKVYAERARQIARETETNRTLSFVLTCLGGVALALVVIGIVIIARSIARPLASITATIKQVADGAENIVVPHTGRADEIGALARAIQIFQDAMGRNRNLASQVSQDSAAREERARHIEQSVEAFGEAIGAIMRGLSDNASVMRETAQTITRVTADASSRAGTAANATEQASHNVTAVAGAAEELSASVVEIGRQVRQSAGAVEQTGQRTEKSISEIESLAAATQRIDGVLSLIQAIAEQTNLLALNATIEAARAGDAGRGFAVVAHEVKALAGQTAKATADISENVAMIQASTRNAVDAVREIGGAVREINEVTSAIAGAVSQQDAATREISSNAQSAAQGNETLVANITSLRDAIGETDTAASSVLTAASSLTETADTLSREVEKFFQNLRAGSADGRVAKAG
- a CDS encoding B12-binding domain-containing radical SAM protein, which gives rise to MRAESNGTARRILCVFPRYTSSFGTFEHSYPLTDGVRAFMPPQGLLLISAYLPQGWQVKFVDENLRRTTNEEFAWAEAVFVSGMHIQRQQMNDICRRAHEFDLPVALGGPSVSACPDYYPSFDYLHVGELGDATNQLIEILSRDTSRPEGQVVLTTKDRVPMTEFPIPAYELADVKKYFLGSIQYSSGCPYQCEFCDIPGLYGRNPRIKSPQQIIAELDRLRECGMTDTVYFVDDNFIGNRKAAMDLLPHLIEWQKRTGYVVRLACEATLNIAKRPEILEKMREAYFITIFCGIETPDPDALKAMQKDHNMMVPILEGVRTINSYGMEVVSGIIMGLDTDKPNTSEALLAFVEESRIPLLTINLLQALPKTPLWDRLEREGRLVDDDGRDSNVDFLLPYDEVVASWKHAMGVAYEPEKVYARFQYQCDHVYVHRLKMPVPDEMRTWRNIRRGLVMLRNIFWKVGVLGDYKRVFWKFALGRIKRGDLEGLIGCTLIAHHLITFARAASSGRQNASNYSIRLREAAVPAE
- a CDS encoding ABC transporter substrate-binding protein is translated as MKAALALAAALAAACLSTPVSAQKSYGPGVSDTEIKIGNTMPYSGPASPLSITGRVISAYFDEVNEKGGVNGRKLNLISLDDAFSPPKTMEAARRLVEGDGVAFIFATMGTAPSSAIAKYLNSNKVPQLFLISSASKWNDPANMPWSMALPWAPNYTSEAAIDVAYARAKNPNARFAVLYQNDDAGKEYFRGVKEALGADADKAIAMATSFEVTDPTVDSQVLTLANTKADVFMIYSVTPRACAQAIRKAHEVGWQATRFLASGCANKATVMVPAGLDAGKGVLSLGALKPFVETPKDDPAMTAYIDFMKKRLPNADVNNVAGLYGYTVAEALVVLLRQCKDNLTRENIMAQASNLKNVPLSLLMPGITLNTTPQDFRPIKDGYMLQFDGNDWIVASELLRGT
- a CDS encoding acyl-CoA dehydrogenase family protein, translating into MDFQHSTRSLELQERVRQFMRTYVEPVEELYYEQVKPEASRYRTPPVLQDLKKMAREQGLWNLFLSGEHGPGLSNLDYAPVKEIMGRILWAPEVFNCSAPDVGNMEVLANYGTKAQQELWLKPLLEGRIRSGFSMTEPQVASSDATNIQCAIKRDGSDYVINGRKWFTSGAMNEDCEILIVMGKTAPDDPDRHRQQSMILVPKNTPGVRIVRDMLTYGYDDAPSGHPEIVYDNVRVPAENILLGEGRGFEIAQGRLGPGRIHHCMRLIGCAQRALELMCQRAVSRTAFGKPLAEQGSVREDIAHSFCEIAQARLLTLQAADKMDRNGNKAARDLIAAAKIVVPSMAARVIDRAIQIHGAAGVSQDTFLARAYVYARFIRIGDGPDQVHLAAVGKELIRRGGVTA
- a CDS encoding ethanolamine ammonia-lyase subunit EutB, whose protein sequence is MVYRHTIDATTYTFPDLRDLLAKATPPRSGDRLAGIAADTAEQMIAARMALADVSLAQFLQEAVIPYEADEVTRLVIDSHDAKAFAPVASLTVGGFRDWLLSDAATPEVLKTLGPGIAPEMAAAVSKLMRNQDLILAARKCEVTTAFRNTIGLKGRMSTRLQPNHPFDDARGITASILDGILLGAGDACIGINPASDDPAVIAQLLRLLDEIIARLKIPTQACVLTHVTTTLSLIGQGVPVDLVFQSVAGTEAANRSFGIDLALLKEAQEAGLSQKRGTVGQNVMYFETGQGSALSAGAHHGVDQQTCEARAYAVARAFAPLLVNSVVGFIGPEYLYDGKEIIRAGLEDHFCGKLLGLPLGIDICYTNHAEADQDDMDNLLTLLAAAGVTFIMGVPGADDVMLNYQSTSFHDALYVRDVFGLRRAPEFDDWLARSGITGADFRLARDAGLLPDFASRLIA
- a CDS encoding DUF1254 domain-containing protein, producing the protein MHRVVLKQTLSLCAATLIASGALAQSAAPTMTEQEAHAIAVDAYVYFYPVLSMDITRKQSTNATNEFKGPANTFVNIPEYPPANFKGVVRPNFDTLYSVSWLDVTREPVVVSVPDTDGRFYLLPMLDMWTDVFASPGWRTTGTRAGTFLVTPQGWRPDLRDKFAEEFKLPKDTQRIDAPTPYVWVIGRTKTDGPDDYAAVHKIQSGYQVTMLSEYGKTPKPAEFKPDPNIDMKTPPKVQVDTMAAGAYFAYAAELLKLHPPHMTDEPIIAQMKRIGIEPGKSFDIAKLDPAVQRGLQGAPEAAQKLMAWKIPTLARVANGWSMNTDSMGVYGNYYLKRAIVAQVGLGANLPEDAIYPLNVGDDSGRPLDGANKYTITFEKGAAPPVNAFWSITLYDPEGFQVGNTLNRFAVSSWMPFKYNADGSLDLYFQNESPGKDKEANWLPAPKGPFNLTMRLYGPKSEALTGKWNPPPVARAATTVGLSTQ